The Vespula vulgaris chromosome 3, iyVesVulg1.1, whole genome shotgun sequence DNA window ATTCGGCTATCAAACCATCAGCTtcctataataaaattatgtaaaatgtaaataagaatattattacgtaGATAATGTAACATAAatcaataagaaattattatttttaaacctttataatttttcgctttttttgtGGACAATTAGATCCTTCAAAAACTGTTCCCTGATAATCCTCTAATTCTGTTTGTTTTCGTTTAGCAAACtgtaatatacattattaatcgatttatcttattcttaatacaagatatataattcaaaattacCTCTATTACGTTATCTGGAAAATTAGCCATCTTAGCAACATGAATACCAAAGCTTTGATCACAAATACCAGGCTTTACTTTATAAAGTAAAGTAAGTTTATCGTTTTGAATAAGAGCTGTTACGTGTTGATTTTTAACTGTAGGTATTTCTTCAGAAAGTCTCGTAATTTCGTGAAAATGTGTTGCAAATAAGCAATaagatttaatttcttttgctaaatgtctaaaaaagaaaatatcatattatttaagaaataattctattgtaaacaatatacgtattattttagattgaaatataaattttactctGCTATGGACCAAGCAATACCACATCCTTCATACGTTGATGTACCTCTACCAAGTTCGTCAATAATGACAAGTGAATTAGACGTTGCtgtctataaataatataagagaataattatatatatatatatatatatatatatatatatatatatatatatatcttgaaaaaCGTAACGTCATTAGTTTAATATACCCTTAAAATAGCAGCTGTTTCTATCATTTCCATCATAAACGTTGAGAGACCTTTTAATTGTGAATCATCAGCTCCAATTCTTGCTAATATACAATCCAATAAAGATATTGTTGCTTTATCACAAGGGACAAAACTTCCAATGTGTGCCATTAATGCAGTTACACCAGCagaacgtatatacgtacttttACCACCCATATTTGGACCAGTTATAATGTAACAATGAACCTCgtctaaaattatttaagaattaatatgaaatatgataATTCTTGAAAAcctaatatttcattaatttattatattgaccTCTTTTGAAATATACGTCGTTAGCGATATAATCTACGCCTTCTTGTATTTCTAAACAAGGATGTCTCACTTGAACAAGATTAAATTCACCGTGTTCGCTAGAAAGCATTTCTGGGCGTACATATGTTTTATGTGCGTTTGCTGCAGCTAAGGCAAATGCCATGAGGACATCAAGACACGCGATAACGTCTCCAATACTTTTAATCGGACTGGTATATCCAGCTGTATAAAttcaatgtataataaaatacgtataaattctatttatcaatataatttttaaatatataataacctgcaatttcaataatttctgtAACAACAGTTTTTTGTTGAGTTGTATACTTGTCTCTAGCAGCAATATATTCATCATTCAATTcgcttaatttattatttctaaatcttACACCACTTTTATTAGAGtctaatataacataattttttttatttcttagtatcttttcctcctttaacgttattcgaaaataataaccAAACTGTTGATTAGTTTccaattttaatgattttcctGATTCTAAACCCAAGTCATCAGCTACTTTACTTAATTGGGATTGgactttttcttccatttcatCCATTTCTTCCTTTAGTTCTGTTTggaatttatcattattagaatttatatgCATCTATATGCAATACACATAAAATCGAATCAAAAAGATGTAACGCtcgatttttatcttcttgaaTTATACAAAAACATAACAGCAATCTATTTATACCTTTCAATTCATCGTCAAAATCGGGACGTACTAAAAAATCTCCTTTTTCCGCTGCGTCTAAATCAATAGTCTGTTCGATCATTTGTTGAAATTTATCCATATCATTGACAAGTTCTTTCAATGGATTTATAATCAATTCTTTTAATGCTGTTATATCAGAAGCATCAGAAAGTTGTTGTATCAATCTTGGCAAATGAGACACACTCGTATAAATTCTGCAAGTGAATATataagtttaaaaatataactagtataataaaataataaattatttctctgtTACTTCGTATCAagacatataataaaatagaggTTTTCTATATTGTAACGTATAACGTTAGTTACACACTTGTAACAGTCTTGAAGATGAGCTTTTTTTCTACATAATTTTTTAGCTAATTGCTGTAAGTCTGGTATTCGTCTTAGATGATCTTCACTAAGAGCAGATCTCAATTCATTGTTTTTAACTAATATTTCTACAATATCATGTCTTTCCTTTATAAGTGCCAAATCTTTAAGAGGCTGTCTAATCCATTGTGCAATTAATCTATGACCTTGTGAAGTTCTACATTTGTCCAATAAAGTTAAAATACTTGCAGGTACATTTCCATTTAAATTAGAAGATACATCTATACGAGGCTCGATATTAAGAGCCTTTATAGCTGCTGTATCCAATTTTAAATAGCGTgattgttttatttgttctataCTAAATTGATGAATATTTCCCTCATCAGATGTCAgctgaaatttaattttttagtatcatatatttaagaaaaaaatttctctcttaaaaattatagttatatgaaaaatatacttacatccaaatatttaattaatgcaGATGTAGCTGACATAGCTAATGTTAAATTTACTTCAGGTAATGATTGAGCATTTTCTTGCTGgccttttttaaatttaattaatgtatttaaatCTTGTACAACTGAATCATTAGAAAAttcgctcttttttcttaaagtaaCTAAAACATTACTTCTCTCTATTAcctaaaaaatgtataacaaaaattagataaatcttttataatatttcatataataatatactataattcatataataatatttctaatttcatataataatatttctataatttaccAACCTGTTTTAGAGTATCAAACTCATAACTACCTTCTCCTTGGATTAGTAGACATTCTTTTGGATTAAGTGTAACAATAAGTGTTTCTAAATTTGAGAAAGATTCACTATCTTGGAATTCACAAACTGAGAAAGAAGTTGCTACAGTATCAAGACAGCTTAAACCTACaatctatataatatcataaattataaaatattataaattttattataaaaatatttctatataaatatacattagtaatttaaatataatctataataagtataataaatagtttTATGATATACAATGGTTATACAAACTTACTCTGGATTTTCCTTCTATTCCCAATTTTACTGCAATTACTGACACTCCCAGTGCTATATCATTGTTAGCAAACAATATATCTTCAAATTGTGACAAATTACCAGGTGATCCTTTATATTCTAGTATCCAGTTTTGGTTCTTTACTGATCCTTGATTGATGTAAACTTCCACCCTATATTGTTTTACTAATAATAAGTCACGTATAAATGCCTCAAAAtgacttttatttaatataacaccTTCAGTTTTATAAGGTtctataataagaaaattaaatcctcaagtaataattttttataatattataatttataatattaaattttataattttataatattaaaattaaaattgtatgatGACTTACCAGCACCAAGCATTTTACAAACAGAtgttgttttaaaaatttctttggcAGCAAATAAAGCATCACTTCCatgtaatgtataataatcacCTCTGTTAAAAAATCGTATAGTAGAACTTGATTTCTAAAAtgaacaaattaatattatttttttttaatagtttgttaatcaattatattttgattattaatttattatgtataataacattataattttgtatccAATGCATGTATTAATGGAAAttctatatgtacatataactTATAGTTATTGATGTTATATACAATTGATTAGTATCGCCTTGACCTATTTACGTAATAAACACACGCGaagtgataaaaattattgatattaatattgatattaaatatacgcAATTTAAGGAAATATATGttctaaaaattaatataccttgttaatattattatgtacaAATTTCCAttcgataaatgaaattttattttaattttaattttatttctatatattaataaaaaataataaaataataatattttagatatattacCAGAAGGATATTTCACATAggacatataataaaatttctagaaatgtttattctctctttactGAGAAAATTTAAAACCTTGTAATATATCTATAGGTCAATGTCTATCAGGAGGTCAGATTGTTGAATGggtataaataaaacatacgaATTCTCGAAAAGTATTGATACACACACTTCAagcataaaataatacaaaaatacatgagaataaattagataagataaagaatgtcttgtttaaataaatatatagctaaatgaataatttataacatttaatagagcattgatttaattattaatttacatagattttatttttattgtactaTATTTGTTACATGTacttcgaaatatatttattgtgtGTTGTGATCTATATTTTCATTACTGATTACTAAAGTAGTACATATTCAGAAAGTATTGGTACAATCCAGAAAATCCACTGACGCCTATAATAATGAGGTCATCATGAagtattattatgataaaagaTCAGAGTTCATATTCCAGGAAgacaaataatttatgttataaGTAGGCTACTATAAAATTGGGCAATATGTttcatttaattgaaattgatGTATGAATATAACTATTAATTGAATATCACGTAAGTTATtgtaatattacaataatgataaattatatacttcgtttttgtcatatattttatataacgagTATTTCTTCAGTACATAAGAGTAACCTTGAAATTTGATTTGCTAATCTTGTGAATGAAAGCAACAATACAGTGAAGATCTTATAGACAAAGGATGACTTAATCTGTGACACATCACACTAAATATGGATATACTGTTACCTGGAAGCCAgtgttactttttattctatttttattcttacacaaataaaataaatcattattatttatattataacataaaaacatataactttatataattctaCTAGAAAAACtacaatgaaatttaattttttaattcatctttttaatagaaaattatttatatggtTATAtacagatttaaaaaaaaataaataaataaaaatgaagtaatataaataacaataaatagaaaatgtacatttatattatattgtattattgaaTATACTTTTACCACGAATTCTCAGTGATAAGTAGTATATGAagtaaagttaaaaaataagaaaaaacccAGAATTCTGATATGAAGAAGGGGAAGCAGACATAAATGCTATTGCTGCAATCTGCTTCTGTTATATGTCATCCTTCAATGTTAGTGAGAACATCTTTAGATTAGCAAGTGAATTAAAAGTGTGTCTTGGTCATCTCTTCCAAGGTAATAaagtcattttttttaataataaattttgccATATTATGactataatagaatataaaaatttaattaatgattaatttcaaagattataacaaatacttcgtaattaatgataaattcaaaaatcATAAGAAATTCATAACTTGTTTACTGTTATTTAaagatgttttatatatatttgatcattatgtataatttactataaaacttaacaaaatttctcttttttcgcaGACCAATCTAAATATGGCAATGAGAAGGATAATCGTTTTATCCATTTTATTTACACAATCATTATCTGCACCTAGTGGTTGCATAGAAAGCTGCACTACTACTTATCAAAAGGTCAATTCTTATAGAACTCATCAAGTATCTAGTAATCTTAATGATCATGCAGATTTAATAACAGATTCAAATATAAGAAACATAAATCATTTGAATCTTGATTACAATAGACCTGGTAATTGGACAGAacaaaatgaatatagaacAGATGGTGGTCATGGTAAAGTTTATGAAGAGCAAGGACAATATGTTGAAGGTTCAAAACGtgtaagatattttaaaaagaattatacttCCTCATATACTAATACTCATGTAAATAATCCAGATTTAATACAGTCAGAAAGATTAATCAATCAAAACAGATACAATTCTATGCATAATGCTGACAGTCAAAGAGTATATGAGCAATCAAGAAATTCAGAATCATACAGACAAGAACATAGCTATAATAACTTACATAATGATCAGTTAGTAGAATCGtacagaggaaaagaaagtcaTAATGGAAGACTTGAGAATCTTGGAGGATTAGGTGATAGTTTACAAGTGAGTCAACATGGAATGTCTGGTGGTGATTCAGGATTGTTGCAAGGTCAAAATCCATATATTGGAACAAGACCTGGTAATTGGTCTCAAGTTAATACATATAGAACTGATGGAGGGCATGGACGTGTttttgaagaagaaggacaATATGTTACTGGTCCAAAAACAATTCGTTATTACCAACAAAATTATACTTCTCAATATAGCACCAACCCTAAACATGAGATTACTTCAAATATACATGACCTGCAGAATACAATACAAAAAGTAAATCAGGAATTCAAAAATTTAGAAACAGAACTCCATCGAACATCCCACTCCAAACATGTGGCCTCAAGTAACACTTTGCATACAGGTACTATGAATTTAATTCAAGACAATGTAACACctacttttaaaaattatgatctACAAGTTGCTGAAAGTGCTGATTATAGACATAGAGGTCAAAACGAGTATATGCCTGCTATTGgaacaatatataatgtacCTCAAGATCAATTGCCAAATAGACAAACTCAACTTACTGTTGAGGATGCATTATACAGAAATCAAGACAAtctatataatagaaatagacCAAATATTCAACATCAAAGACAAGAAACATATATTTCTCAATCTCATACAAATGTTTTACCCAGTCCTGTTCAATCTCCAATCAATGAAAATAGCAATTATCAAAGATACAGAAATAATGAACAGATTGGGCTACAACAAAGAGAGAATTACCAAAGAGAACATTTTGATACACATCAATCACAAATGAGACAAAATTATCAATCTATAGACAGTGTACAACAGAGTAGATTGAATGAAAACATTGATAATTATCCATATTCAAGAGGACAAAGAATACAACATCAACAAGGTTGGGATGCTATGGGACAAAGAAGCGAAATTGTTAATACTAATCCATATGACAGAAACCAATATTCTTCACATCACAGAAGCAGGACATACAACATGGAAGTTGTTCGTACAGTAGGTAATAATTACAATCCAGGCTATACAGCAAATGTACAAGAGGTAGCTACTGGTACACATGGCATTGATCAAGGAATGCAACATGAAGATTGTACTCATGAAATGCAGCACAGTGAGCATAGATATAACagaaaatataaacgtaatGCAGACTATCGTCGATATAATCATATTCAGGAACAACAGCAATATGGGAGAATTCCAAAAAATCCAGAACATTATCAACCAGAAAAACTGGCATACAGTGACTATGAACTGCAACATCAATCTTCACAACAACAAAATCAAGATTTAACTCAACAGAGTGAAGACTTGACACAACAAACAAGTGGATTTGATGATTTAACACAACAAACTTCGGGACATTTGGAATTTGGACAACAGACACAGAATCATGGAAATCGCAATAGACATAATCAACATATCGAAGATTTGACTCAACAAAACGAAGATTTAACTCAACAAACAGGTGGATTTGATGATTTAACTCAACAAACATCGGGACATTTAGAATTTGGGCAACAGACACAAAATCACAGGTATCCCAATAGTTTAAATCAAAAATACGAAGATTTGACTCAACAAACGGATGGATTTGATGATTTAACTCAACAAACTTCAGGACACTTAGAATTTGGACAACATACACAACAGACACAGAATCATAGAAATCGCAGTAGACATAGTCAACGTATCGAAGATTTAACTCAACAAAGTGATGATTTAACTCAACAAACAGGTGGATTTGATGATTTAACACAACAAACTTCGGGACATTTGGAATTCGGACAGCAGACACAGAATCGCAGAAATCCCAATAGTTCGAGtcaaaaatatgaagattTGACTCAACAAGACGAAGATTTAACTCAACAAACAGGTAGATTTGATGATTTAACACAACAGACTTCAGGACATTTGGAATTTGGACAACATACACAACAGACACAGAATCAGAGAAATCGCACTAGACATAATCAACATATTGAAGATTTAACTCAACAAAGTGATGATCTAACGCAACAAACGGGTGGATTTGACGATTTAACACAACAGACTTCGGGACATTTGGAATTCGGACAACAAACACAGAATCATGGAAATCGCAATAGACATAATCAACATATCGAAAATTTAACTCAACAAGACGAAGATTTAACTCAACAAACAGGTGGATTTGATGATTTAACACAACAGACTTCGGGACATTTAGAATTTGGACAACATACACAACAGACACAGAATCATAGAAATCGCAGTAGACATAATCAACGTATCGAAGATTTAACTCAACAGAGTGATGATCTAACGCAACAAACAGGTGGATTTGGTGATTTAACACAACAGACTTCGGGACATTTGGAATTTGGCCAACAAACACAGAATCGCAGAAATCCCAGTAGTTTGAGtcaaaaatatgaagattTGACTCAACAAGACGAAGATTTAACTCAACAAACAGGTGGATTTGATGATTTAACTCAACAAACTTCGGGACATTTAGAATTTGGACAACATACACAACAGACACAGAATAATAGAAATCGCAGTAGACATAATCAACATATCGAAGATTTAACTCAACAGAGTGATGATCTAACTCAACAAACGGGTGGATTTGACGATTTAACACAACAGACTTCGGGACATTTAGAATTTGGACAACATACACAACAGACACAGAATCATAGAAATCGCAGTAGATATAATCAACGTATCGAAGATTTAACTCAACAAAGTGATGATCTAACACAACAAACGGGTGGATTTGACGATTTAACACAACAGACTTCGGGACATTTGGAATTTGGACAACATACACAACAGACACAGAATCATAGAAATCGCACTAGACATAATCAACGTATCGAAGATTTAACTCAACAAAGTGATGATCTAACGCAACAAACGGGTGGATTTGACGATTTAACACAACAGACTTCGGGACATTTGGAATTTGGACAACAAACACAGAATCGTAGAAATCCAAGTAGTTTGaatcaaaaatatgaagattTGACTCAACAAGATGAAGATTTAACTCAACAAACAGGTGGATTTGATGATTTAACTCAACAAACTTCGGGACATTTAGAATTTGGACAACATACACAACAGACACAGAATAATAGAAATCGCAGTAGATATAATCAACATATTGAAGATTTAACTCAACAAAGTGATGATCTAACGCAACAAACGGGTGGATTTGACGATTTAACACAACAGACTTCAGGACATTTGGAATTCGGACAACAAACACAAGATCACAGAAATCCCAGTAgtttaaatcaaaaatatgaagattTGACTCAGCAAACTTCAGGAAATTTAGAATTTGGACAACAAACACAACAGATACAAAATTATAGAAATCCCAGCAGACATACCGAACAAAATGATGATCCAACTCAACAAACAGGTGGTTTTGATGATTTAATGCAACATACTTCAGGACATTTAGAATTTGGACAGCAAACACAACAATTACAGAACCAAAGATACTCTACCAGCCATAATCAACAATTTCCAGATGAACAATATTTTCATCCAAGTGTATCTGGGACTGCAGAACAATCAGATATGAATGAGAATAAACCTTTACATTTACTGACACCAGCACCAAAACCAAAATGGAAACCAAGATATACAACTTCTATTCAGTTCACAACTGACAACAGTAAAGATCCAAACGTTGTGCATATTTATCATTCAAGTGATGGTACTGGTCAAACTATTTCATATCCAAATCAAATATCAGATAATTCAAGAGCTAATcaagaaattggaaaaaataatgaattatatccTATATATCTGCAATCTTCAAATCAACAAGAAGTGCCAAAACAGACAAATACTCAAACAGTCGATGAAGAAGGAAATCAGCAACATCAGCAACAAAATCCCCATAAAAGAATTACATTCACTAAAGGTGGACATAGATTTAGACATATTTATAGACAGTCAACACAAAatcaatatcaaaataattatggAGAATCTCAATCTCAATTAAATCAAGATCATAATCCAGAAGAAgtgtataagagagaaaatcaaaataataatcagcAGAATGAGCCTTctcaaattaataattcaggCGGTAAAATAGAACCACGTATTTTAGAAGCATATGGTGGTGGCCCATATGATGCTAATCATAGTGATGATATTTTTCACCATGTAACACAAAATCCTAGCGTTACGTTACCTCCTTATTCAGATGGTATAGATT harbors:
- the LOC127062490 gene encoding uncharacterized protein DDB_G0283357-like isoform X9; translated protein: MAMRRIIVLSILFTQSLSAPSGCIESCTTTYQKVNSYRTHQVSSNLNDHADLITDSNIRNINHLNLDYNRPGNWTEQNEYRTDGGHGKVYEEQGQYVEGSKRVRYFKKNYTSSYTNTHVNNPDLIQSERLINQNRYNSMHNADSQRVYEQSRNSESYRQEHSYNNLHNDQLVESYRGKESHNGRLENLGGLGDSLQVSQHGMSGGDSGLLQGQNPYIGTRPGNWSQVNTYRTDGGHGRVFEEEGQYVTGPKTIRYYQQNYTSQYSTNPKHEITSNIHDLQNTIQKVNQEFKNLETELHRTSHSKHVASSNTLHTGTMNLIQDNVTPTFKNYDLQVAESADYRHRGQNEYMPAIGTIYNVPQDQLPNRQTQLTVEDALYRNQDNLYNRNRPNIQHQRQETYISQSHTNVLPSPVQSPINENSNYQRYRNNEQIGLQQRENYQREHFDTHQSQMRQNYQSIDSVQQSRLNENIDNYPYSRGQRIQHQQGWDAMGQRSEIVNTNPYDRNQYSSHHRSRTYNMEVVRTVGNNYNPGYTANVQEVATGTHGIDQGMQHEDCTHEMQHSEHRYNRKYKRNADYRRYNHIQEQQQYGRIPKNPEHYQPEKLAYSDYELQHQSSQQQNQDLTQQSEDLTQQTSGFDDLTQQTSGHLEFGQQTQNHGNRNRHNQHIEDLTQQNEDLTQQTGGFDDLTQQTSGHLEFGQQTQNHRYPNSLNQKYEDLTQQTDGFDDLTQQTSGHLEFGQHTQQTQNHRNRSRHSQRIEDLTQQSDDLTQQTGGFDDLTQQTSGHLEFGQQTQNRRNPNSSSQKYEDLTQQDEDLTQQTGRFDDLTQQTSGHLEFGQHTQQTQNQRNRTRHNQHIEDLTQQSDDLTQQTGGFDDLTQQTSGHLEFGQQTQNHGNRNRHNQHIENLTQQDEDLTQQTGGFDDLTQQTSGHLEFGQHTQQTQNHRNRSRHNQRIEDLTQQSDDLTQQTGGFDDLTQQTSGHLEFGQHTQQTQNNRNRSRYNQHIEDLTQQSDDLTQQTGGFDDLTQQTSGHLEFGQQTQDHRNPSSLNQKYEDLTQQTSGNLEFGQQTQQIQNYRNPSRHTEQNDDPTQQTGGFDDLMQHTSGHLEFGQQTQQLQNQRYSTSHNQQFPDEQYFHPSVSGTAEQSDMNENKPLHLLTPAPKPKWKPRYTTSIQFTTDNSKDPNVVHIYHSSDGTGQTISYPNQISDNSRANQEIGKNNELYPIYLQSSNQQEVPKQTNTQTVDEEGNQQHQQQNPHKRITFTKGGHRFRHIYRQSTQNQYQNNYGESQSQLNQDHNPEEVYKRENQNNNQQNEPSQINNSGGKIEPRILEAYGGGPYDANHSDDIFHHVTQNPSVTLPPYSDGIDSWDIREKPREVIPLSMTTTVIPEIPEVPEITEKVETEAPPTFWTRLGHKFTNTFDKAKEKARDIFG